One Streptomyces sp. V4I8 genomic window carries:
- a CDS encoding FKBP-type peptidyl-prolyl cis-trans isomerase — protein sequence MNYNTKRRIAALLAVPALLFTAACGSDGDSDSDGAQAGAVAEVDGKVGEKPEISSPKDGEPAGKTVIETVSKGSGAAIKASDFVRLDWTVEKWGDDKELGGTWQAAASGDTPRRQSVEQLGKPSQQLPAKVLDAVKGKKPGSRILVQGTAGDLIGEGLNPSSGLTEKDVLIWVLDVAGAATVDAKAEVKGEQAAPAAGMPEVSAPSQKAATVTIPKNTKAPKDLKQQVLIKGDGKKVEAGQGLVAQYTGVKWEDGKKFDSSWDHGGATAFQIGTGSVVAGWDQGLVGKNVGDRVLLVIPPSLGYGASPDSELAKNTLVFVVDILDVV from the coding sequence ATGAACTACAACACGAAACGCCGCATCGCGGCGCTGCTGGCCGTGCCCGCTCTGTTGTTCACCGCCGCGTGCGGATCGGACGGCGACAGCGACAGCGACGGGGCCCAGGCGGGAGCGGTCGCCGAGGTCGACGGGAAGGTCGGGGAGAAGCCCGAGATCTCCAGCCCGAAGGACGGCGAGCCGGCCGGTAAGACCGTGATCGAGACGGTCTCCAAGGGGAGCGGAGCGGCGATCAAGGCCTCCGATTTCGTCCGGCTGGACTGGACCGTCGAGAAGTGGGGCGACGACAAGGAGCTGGGAGGCACCTGGCAGGCCGCGGCGAGCGGCGACACGCCCCGGCGGCAGTCCGTCGAGCAGCTGGGCAAGCCGAGCCAGCAGCTGCCCGCGAAGGTCCTTGACGCCGTCAAGGGAAAGAAGCCGGGCAGCCGGATTCTTGTGCAGGGGACCGCGGGTGATCTGATCGGCGAGGGTCTGAACCCGTCCTCCGGTCTCACCGAGAAGGACGTACTGATCTGGGTGCTCGACGTGGCCGGTGCCGCCACGGTCGACGCCAAGGCCGAGGTCAAGGGCGAGCAGGCGGCCCCCGCGGCGGGCATGCCGGAGGTGTCGGCTCCGTCGCAGAAGGCGGCGACGGTCACGATCCCCAAGAACACCAAGGCCCCCAAGGACCTCAAGCAGCAGGTGCTGATCAAGGGCGACGGCAAGAAGGTCGAGGCCGGTCAGGGCCTGGTGGCCCAGTACACCGGGGTCAAGTGGGAGGACGGCAAGAAGTTCGACTCCTCCTGGGACCACGGTGGTGCGACCGCTTTCCAGATCGGCACCGGCTCCGTGGTGGCAGGCTGGGACCAGGGCCTCGTCGGCAAGAACGTGGGCGACCGGGTACTGCTGGTGATCCCGCCCTCTCTCGGTTACGGGGCCAGCCCCGACAGTGAGCTGGCCAAGAACACACTGGTCTTCGTGGTGGATATCCTCGACGTCGTCTGA
- the pafA gene encoding Pup--protein ligase codes for MDRRIFGLENEYGVTCTFRGQRRLSPDEVARYLFRRVVSWGRSSNVFLRNGARLYLDVGSHPEYATPECDNVTELVTHDKAGERILEGLLVDAERRLHEEGIAGDVYLFKNNTDSAGNSYGCHENYLVARHGEFSRLADILIPFLVTRQLLCGAGKVLQTPRGAVYCVSQRAEHIWEGVSSATTRSRPIINTRDEPHADAERYRRLHVIVGDSNMSETTMLLKVGATDLVLRMIEAGTVMRDLTLENPIRAIREVSHDITGRRKVRLASGREASALEVQREYYEKAVDFCERRGIRTGTVEQVLELWGRTLDAIEAEDLDRIGTEIDWVMKYKLIERYRAKHNMTMSHPRVAQIDLAYHDIHRRRGLYYLLEKKGQAARICNDLKIFEGKSVPPQTTRARLRGDFIRRAQEQRRDFTVDWVHLKLNDQAQRTVLCKDPFRSVDDRVEKLIAGM; via the coding sequence ATGGACCGCCGCATTTTCGGGCTGGAGAACGAGTACGGCGTCACGTGCACGTTCAGGGGACAGCGCCGCCTGTCGCCTGACGAGGTGGCGCGGTACCTCTTCCGCCGTGTCGTGTCATGGGGCCGTAGCAGCAATGTCTTTCTGCGCAATGGCGCCCGCCTCTATCTCGACGTGGGCTCACATCCGGAATACGCGACACCCGAATGTGACAATGTGACCGAACTGGTCACCCACGACAAAGCAGGCGAGCGCATTCTCGAAGGACTCCTGGTGGACGCGGAACGACGCCTGCACGAGGAGGGAATCGCGGGCGACGTCTACCTCTTCAAGAACAACACCGACTCGGCGGGCAACTCGTACGGATGCCATGAGAACTATCTGGTGGCACGCCATGGCGAGTTCTCCCGGCTCGCGGACATCCTCATCCCGTTCCTTGTCACCCGGCAGCTGCTGTGCGGCGCCGGGAAGGTGCTGCAGACTCCGCGTGGTGCGGTGTACTGCGTCAGTCAGCGGGCGGAGCACATCTGGGAGGGCGTCTCCTCGGCGACGACCCGTTCCCGGCCGATCATCAACACGCGTGACGAGCCGCACGCGGATGCCGAGCGTTACCGTCGTCTGCATGTGATCGTGGGCGACTCGAACATGTCCGAGACGACCATGCTGCTCAAGGTCGGTGCGACCGATCTGGTGCTGCGCATGATCGAGGCGGGCACGGTGATGCGTGATCTGACCCTGGAGAACCCGATCCGGGCGATCCGCGAGGTCAGCCATGACATCACCGGTCGCCGTAAGGTGCGCCTGGCCAGTGGCCGGGAGGCGTCGGCGCTGGAGGTGCAGCGCGAGTACTACGAGAAGGCCGTGGACTTCTGTGAGCGCCGTGGCATTCGCACGGGCACGGTCGAGCAGGTCCTGGAGCTGTGGGGCCGCACGCTGGACGCGATCGAGGCCGAGGATCTCGACCGGATCGGTACCGAGATCGACTGGGTCATGAAGTACAAGCTGATCGAGCGGTACCGGGCCAAGCACAACATGACCATGTCGCATCCGCGGGTCGCGCAGATAGACCTCGCCTACCACGACATCCACCGTCGCCGTGGCCTGTACTACCTGCTGGAGAAGAAGGGGCAAGCCGCCCGTATCTGCAACGACTTGAAGATCTTCGAGGGCAAGTCCGTTCCGCCGCAGACCACTCGGGCCCGGCTGCGCGGTGACTTCATCCGCAGGGCCCAGGAACAGCGCCGGGACTTCACCGTCGACTGGGTGCATCTCAAGCTCAACGACCAGGCGCAGCGCACGGTGTTGTGCAAGGACCCGTTCCGTTCGGTGGACGATCGGGTGGAGAAGCTGATCGCCGGTATGTGA
- a CDS encoding helix-turn-helix transcriptional regulator, with product MAIAKAERLMNLALCLLGTRRPLSKRELRESIEAYLEAGSDDSFNRMFERDKDDLRELGLVIETVENLDGEVGYLARRDSNRLPPITLDAEEAAALGLAAKVWQQVRLAGAASGALQKLRAAGLPEDVDPYEAHGALEPRIPVHEAAFEPLMLACRDRRPVLFDYRKATAARPEPRHVEPWALECWRGHWYLAGWDRDRGAERVFRLSRITGKVRSRGTRFTAPVPDVVTVRETVASWAGETADRSALIRLRTDAGYPLRAKATAVRELGDGWDELEIPYGHGLDAWLVEFGPDVVVLEPAELRADVVDRLRAVAKG from the coding sequence ATGGCCATTGCCAAGGCCGAGCGGCTCATGAACCTGGCGCTGTGTCTGCTCGGGACGCGGCGGCCGCTGAGCAAGCGCGAGCTGCGTGAGTCCATCGAGGCCTATCTGGAGGCCGGCTCCGACGACTCCTTCAACCGGATGTTCGAGCGCGACAAGGACGACTTGCGCGAGCTCGGTCTGGTCATCGAGACGGTGGAGAACCTTGACGGCGAGGTCGGCTATCTGGCCCGCCGTGACAGCAACCGCCTGCCGCCCATCACTCTGGACGCCGAGGAGGCCGCCGCTCTGGGGCTGGCGGCCAAGGTGTGGCAGCAGGTCCGGCTCGCGGGCGCGGCCAGTGGCGCGCTGCAGAAACTGCGCGCGGCCGGGCTGCCCGAGGACGTCGACCCGTACGAGGCGCATGGCGCGCTGGAGCCCCGTATTCCGGTGCACGAGGCCGCTTTCGAGCCGCTGATGCTGGCCTGCCGGGACCGCCGCCCGGTCCTGTTCGACTACCGCAAGGCCACCGCCGCCCGCCCCGAGCCGCGGCATGTCGAGCCGTGGGCGCTGGAGTGCTGGCGCGGCCACTGGTACCTGGCGGGCTGGGACCGGGACCGCGGCGCGGAGCGGGTGTTCCGGTTGTCCCGGATCACGGGCAAGGTGCGTTCGCGTGGTACGCGGTTCACCGCGCCGGTCCCCGACGTCGTCACCGTGCGGGAGACCGTGGCGAGCTGGGCGGGGGAGACCGCCGACCGTTCCGCGCTGATCCGGCTGCGTACCGACGCGGGCTACCCCCTTCGGGCGAAGGCCACGGCGGTGCGGGAACTCGGGGACGGCTGGGACGAGTTGGAGATTCCGTACGGCCATGGGCTGGATGCCTGGCTGGTGGAGTTCGGGCCCGATGTGGTGGTCCTGGAGCCCGCGGAGTTGCGGGCCGATGTGGTGGACCGGCTGCGTGCCGTGGCCAAGGGCTGA
- a CDS encoding MFS transporter, translating into MTGAYLEVLRARHAARLLVGTLVGRLPNAVAALAIVLFVRAEGGSYSLAGGLAAVYGVANAVGQPVLGRLVDVYGQPRVQLPAAVASAVAMAGFAFVGIGPLPLAYAAVAAAGLFTPPLEGGLRALWSSVLHKEGQVHTAYAMDAVAQEIMFTVGPLLLTLCASVWSAQAALLVLNVIGVLGALSVVVSPPSRAWRSAPREAHWLGALRSPGLLALLASFLFIGMALGSIAVAAVSYADDNGGDVVYGWLMAGVGLGALVGGVVYGARQWGGEPARRLRLLVALLAVCYLPLMLMPGVVAMTLLAVLAGVFLAPCIACAFVLVDRHAPRGTVTEAFSWLVTTFTVGASVGTGLAGPVVEAGGALWGFAVPSAAGAVSLLVLLATGGVLAAPARGAVVAASSENDPNRAVEPRFSSGDRA; encoded by the coding sequence ATGACCGGCGCATACCTGGAGGTCCTCAGGGCGAGGCATGCCGCCCGGCTGCTCGTCGGCACGCTCGTGGGCCGGTTGCCGAACGCGGTGGCCGCGCTGGCGATCGTGCTGTTCGTGCGCGCGGAGGGGGGCTCGTACAGTCTGGCCGGGGGGCTGGCGGCGGTGTACGGGGTCGCCAACGCGGTGGGTCAGCCGGTGCTGGGGCGGCTGGTGGATGTGTACGGGCAGCCGCGGGTGCAGTTGCCGGCGGCGGTGGCTTCGGCTGTGGCGATGGCCGGGTTCGCCTTCGTGGGTATCGGGCCGCTGCCGCTCGCCTATGCGGCCGTGGCGGCCGCCGGGCTGTTCACGCCGCCTTTGGAGGGCGGTCTGCGGGCGCTGTGGTCGTCGGTCCTCCACAAGGAGGGCCAGGTGCACACGGCGTATGCGATGGACGCGGTGGCGCAGGAAATCATGTTCACGGTCGGGCCGTTGCTGTTGACGCTGTGTGCGTCGGTGTGGTCGGCGCAGGCGGCGCTGCTGGTGCTGAATGTCATCGGGGTGCTGGGGGCGCTGTCGGTGGTGGTGTCGCCGCCTTCGCGCGCGTGGCGTTCGGCGCCGCGTGAGGCGCACTGGCTGGGGGCGTTGCGTTCGCCGGGGCTGCTGGCGTTGCTGGCCTCGTTCCTGTTCATCGGGATGGCGCTCGGGTCGATCGCGGTGGCGGCCGTGTCGTACGCGGACGACAACGGCGGTGACGTGGTGTACGGCTGGTTGATGGCGGGCGTGGGGCTGGGTGCGCTGGTCGGTGGTGTGGTGTACGGGGCGCGGCAGTGGGGCGGTGAGCCGGCGCGGCGACTGCGTTTGCTGGTGGCGCTTCTGGCGGTGTGTTATCTGCCGTTGATGCTGATGCCGGGTGTGGTCGCGATGACGTTGCTGGCGGTGCTCGCGGGGGTGTTTCTCGCGCCGTGCATCGCTTGTGCGTTCGTGCTGGTGGACCGGCATGCGCCGCGTGGGACGGTCACCGAGGCGTTCTCCTGGCTGGTGACGACGTTCACGGTGGGTGCGTCGGTGGGAACGGGCCTGGCGGGGCCGGTCGTCGAGGCGGGCGGGGCGTTGTGGGGGTTCGCCGTGCCGAGTGCCGCGGGGGCGGTGTCGTTGCTGGTCCTGCTGGCCACGGGAGGGGTCCTCGCAGCTCCTGCCAGGGGTGCGGTGGTTGCGGCTTCATCGGAAAATGATCCAAACCGTGCTGTCGAACCCCGTTTCAGCTCGGGGGATCGGGCGTAA
- a CDS encoding helix-turn-helix transcriptional regulator has translation MAGKPVRPVNAIDQTRRMLSLVTYLKERPGARVEDVARAFGISEDELVSDLDVLPMCGTSFRGGDLLDIDTDGERIWWHNPDDVAEPLRLAADEATALLVAARAVSTLPGLRESDRQALLRATAKVEAAAGEAAGASSRLSVTFESEGGVFADVDRAISERRRLWIRYYSPARDEVTEREIDPIRLVSVGHTYVEAWCRRSEARRTFRLDRVAEIRILDEPSAPPEIELRDLSEGLVQPAAEDPEVVVEVGPGGRWVAEYYPHDSADELADGGLRITLRTPDPTSLRRLALRLGRDGRIVSPPELADSARQAAREALAAYDGVEAHGAHGAHPVLDGQ, from the coding sequence GTGGCAGGCAAACCGGTCAGGCCCGTCAACGCCATCGACCAGACCCGGCGGATGCTCTCGCTGGTGACATATCTGAAGGAGCGTCCAGGCGCCCGCGTCGAGGACGTCGCGCGTGCCTTCGGTATCTCCGAGGACGAGCTGGTCTCGGACCTCGACGTGCTGCCCATGTGCGGCACCAGTTTCCGTGGCGGCGACCTGCTCGACATCGACACCGACGGCGAGCGCATCTGGTGGCACAACCCCGACGACGTGGCCGAGCCGCTGCGGCTTGCCGCCGACGAGGCCACGGCGCTGCTGGTGGCCGCGCGAGCCGTGTCCACGCTGCCCGGACTGCGTGAGAGCGACCGGCAGGCGCTGCTGCGGGCGACCGCCAAGGTGGAGGCCGCGGCGGGGGAGGCGGCCGGCGCCAGCTCCCGGCTGTCGGTGACCTTCGAGTCCGAGGGCGGTGTCTTCGCCGACGTCGACCGCGCCATCTCGGAGCGGCGGCGGCTGTGGATCCGCTACTACTCGCCTGCCCGGGACGAGGTCACCGAGCGCGAGATCGACCCGATCCGCCTGGTCAGCGTGGGGCACACCTACGTCGAGGCGTGGTGCCGCCGCTCGGAGGCGCGCCGTACCTTCCGGCTCGACAGGGTCGCCGAGATCAGGATCCTGGACGAGCCGTCCGCGCCGCCGGAGATCGAGCTGCGGGATCTGTCGGAGGGGCTGGTGCAGCCCGCCGCGGAGGATCCCGAGGTCGTCGTCGAGGTCGGTCCGGGCGGGCGCTGGGTCGCCGAGTACTACCCGCACGACAGCGCGGATGAGCTGGCGGACGGCGGGCTGCGTATCACTCTGCGCACCCCTGACCCGACGTCGCTGCGACGCCTGGCGCTGCGGCTCGGGCGGGACGGCCGTATCGTCTCGCCGCCCGAGCTGGCCGACAGCGCCCGGCAGGCGGCCCGCGAGGCACTCGCGGCGTACGACGGGGTCGAGGCGCATGGCGCTCACGGGGCGCACCCGGTGCTGGACGGACAGTAG
- the tatA gene encoding Sec-independent protein translocase subunit TatA codes for MFGRLGAPEIILILVVIILLFGAKKLPDMARSLGKSARILKSEAKAMKDDGKAAAPADPPNNAGDDQQPPAQRIIQAAPGDATNARPVSEPTDTTKR; via the coding sequence ATGTTCGGAAGGCTCGGAGCCCCCGAGATCATTCTCATCCTCGTCGTCATCATCCTGCTGTTCGGCGCGAAGAAGCTTCCGGACATGGCGCGCTCGCTCGGCAAGTCCGCGCGCATCCTGAAGAGCGAGGCGAAGGCGATGAAGGACGACGGCAAGGCCGCCGCGCCGGCCGACCCGCCGAACAACGCCGGCGATGACCAGCAGCCCCCGGCTCAGCGCATCATCCAGGCCGCCCCCGGCGACGCGACGAACGCTCGCCCGGTCAGTGAGCCGACGGACACCACCAAGCGCTGA
- the tatC gene encoding twin-arginine translocase subunit TatC, translating to MLKSARNKEKDPEGRMPLAEHLRELRNRLVKSLLAIVVTTVVAAFFYKDIIQFFTDPILQAVGCDFSFAELAKNTDETQCARIVQNGLLSPFTLALTVSLSSGVVLAAPVWLYQLWGFVAPGLHRHEKKYSLAFVGAGFPLFLTGAYFAYWSLPKMASVMLEFSIIGSDNQLPLDDLLQLIMRMIVVFGLSFELPLLLVMLNFGGVLSGKKMAGWWRGMIMGITLFAAIATPSTDPISMLALAGPIWILYFGATAISLLNDKRRARREAEGPDDDEASDLDLTPETIGEVETVSASRALPEQASSERVNGYDDVT from the coding sequence TTGCTCAAGTCTGCCCGCAACAAGGAGAAGGATCCCGAGGGGCGGATGCCCCTCGCGGAGCACTTGCGCGAGCTCCGCAACCGGCTCGTCAAGAGCCTGCTGGCGATCGTCGTCACGACGGTCGTGGCGGCCTTCTTCTACAAGGACATCATTCAGTTCTTCACGGATCCCATCCTCCAAGCGGTGGGATGCGACTTCAGCTTCGCCGAGCTGGCCAAGAACACCGATGAGACCCAGTGCGCGCGCATTGTGCAGAACGGTCTGCTGAGCCCGTTCACACTGGCCCTCACGGTCTCCCTGTCGTCAGGTGTGGTGCTGGCGGCCCCCGTGTGGCTCTACCAGCTCTGGGGGTTCGTGGCGCCCGGCCTGCACCGGCACGAGAAGAAGTACAGCCTCGCGTTCGTGGGCGCGGGCTTCCCGTTGTTCCTCACGGGCGCCTACTTCGCGTACTGGTCGCTGCCCAAGATGGCGTCGGTGATGCTCGAGTTCTCGATCATCGGCAGCGACAACCAGCTGCCCCTCGATGATCTCCTGCAGCTGATCATGCGGATGATCGTCGTCTTCGGCCTCTCTTTCGAACTGCCGCTGCTGCTGGTGATGCTGAACTTCGGCGGCGTGCTGTCCGGCAAGAAGATGGCCGGCTGGTGGCGCGGCATGATCATGGGCATCACGCTCTTCGCGGCGATCGCCACGCCCAGCACCGACCCGATCTCCATGCTGGCGCTCGCGGGCCCCATCTGGATCCTCTACTTCGGTGCGACGGCCATCTCACTCCTCAACGACAAGCGCCGCGCTCGCCGCGAGGCGGAGGGGCCCGATGACGACGAGGCCTCCGACCTCGACCTGACCCCCGAGACCATCGGCGAGGTCGAGACCGTCTCCGCGAGCCGGGCGCTGCCCGAGCAGGCGAGCTCGGAGCGGGTCAACGGGTATGACGACGTGACCTGA
- a CDS encoding FKBP-type peptidyl-prolyl cis-trans isomerase: MSIDKPEIDFPGGEPPADLEIKDIWEGDGEVAQAGQTVTVHYVGVAFSTGEEFDASWNRGTPFRFPLGGGRVIKGWDQGVQGMKVGGRRQLTIPAHLAYGNQSPTPAIKPGETLIFVVDLLGV, translated from the coding sequence GTGAGCATCGACAAGCCCGAGATCGACTTCCCGGGCGGCGAGCCCCCGGCGGACCTCGAGATCAAGGACATCTGGGAGGGTGACGGCGAGGTCGCGCAGGCCGGCCAGACCGTCACTGTGCACTATGTGGGTGTCGCCTTCAGCACGGGCGAGGAGTTCGACGCCAGCTGGAACCGCGGTACGCCGTTCCGCTTCCCGCTGGGTGGCGGCCGTGTCATCAAGGGCTGGGACCAGGGCGTGCAGGGCATGAAGGTCGGTGGCCGCCGCCAGCTGACCATCCCGGCCCACCTCGCCTACGGCAACCAGAGCCCGACCCCGGCGATCAAGCCCGGCGAGACGCTGATCTTCGTGGTCGACCTGCTCGGCGTCTGA
- a CDS encoding DEAD/DEAH box helicase — protein MIVLLSVAPGTLESTMTEDLSPAERYAAARRRAAEQATALASFREMYDFGLDPFQIEACQALEAGKGVLVAAPTGSGKTIVGEFAVHLALMQGKKCFYTTPIKALSNQKYADLCRRYGDGMVGLLTGDNSINSDAPVVVMTTEVLRNMLYAGSQTLLGLGYVVMDEVHYLSDRFRGAVWEEVIIHLPESVTLVSLSATVSNAEEFGDWLDTVRGDTEVIVSEHRPVPLFQHVLAGRRMYDLFEEGDGHKKAVNPDLMRLARMEATRPSYQDRRRGRAMREADRERERRQRSRVWTPGRPEVIERLDAEGLLPAITFIFSRAACEAAVQQCLHAGLRLNDDEAREKVRALVEERTAAIPTEDLHVLGYYEWLEGLERGIAAHHAGMLPTFKEVVEELFVRGLVKAVFATETLALGINMPARSVVLEKLVKWNGEQHADITPGEYTQLTGRAGRRGIDVEGHAVVLWQRGSSPEHLAGLAGTRTYPLKSSFKPSYNMAVNLVEQFGRHRSRELLETSFAQFQADKSVVGISRQVQRNEEGLSGYKESMTCHLGDFEEYARLRRELKDRENELAREGAAQRRAEAAVALERLKPGDVIHVPTGKYAGLALVLDPGLPAGRSNGHRGFEHHDGPRPLVLTAERQVKRLASMDFPVPVEALERMRIPKSFNPRSPQSRRDLASALRTKAGHIPPDRQRKRRSQAADDREIARLRKAIRAHACHGCNDREDHARWAERYQRLLRDTSQLERRIEGRTNTIARTFDRIVALLTELDYLRGDEVTEHGKRLARLYGELDLLASECLRERVWEGLGPAELAACVSALVYEARAGDDAMAPKLPSGKAKAALGEMVRIWGRLDALEEDFRITQSEGVGQREPDLGFAWAAYMWASGTGLDEVLREAEMPAGDFVRWCKQVIDVLGQIAAASPAEGSTVAKSARKAVDGLLRGVVAYSSVG, from the coding sequence ATGATCGTCCTGTTGTCAGTGGCGCCCGGTACGCTCGAAAGCACGATGACAGAGGACCTCTCACCGGCCGAGCGGTACGCGGCAGCACGCAGGCGCGCTGCCGAGCAGGCCACCGCGCTCGCCTCCTTCCGCGAGATGTACGACTTCGGCCTCGACCCCTTCCAGATCGAGGCCTGCCAGGCGCTCGAGGCGGGGAAGGGCGTTCTGGTGGCCGCGCCCACCGGCTCCGGCAAGACGATCGTGGGCGAGTTCGCCGTCCACCTCGCCCTGATGCAGGGCAAGAAGTGCTTCTACACGACACCCATCAAGGCGCTGTCGAACCAGAAGTACGCCGATCTGTGCCGCCGTTACGGAGACGGCATGGTCGGTCTGCTCACCGGCGACAACAGCATCAACTCCGACGCCCCGGTGGTCGTGATGACGACCGAGGTGCTGCGGAACATGCTGTACGCCGGGTCGCAGACCCTCCTCGGCCTCGGCTACGTGGTCATGGACGAGGTGCACTACCTCTCCGACCGCTTCCGTGGCGCCGTCTGGGAAGAGGTGATCATTCACCTCCCCGAGTCGGTCACACTCGTCTCGCTGTCGGCGACCGTGTCGAACGCCGAGGAGTTCGGCGACTGGCTCGACACCGTCCGCGGCGACACCGAGGTGATCGTCTCCGAACACCGGCCCGTACCGCTGTTCCAGCACGTGCTCGCCGGGCGCCGGATGTACGACCTGTTCGAGGAGGGCGACGGCCACAAGAAGGCCGTCAACCCCGACCTCATGCGGCTGGCGCGGATGGAGGCGACCAGGCCGTCGTACCAGGACCGCAGGCGCGGGCGCGCGATGCGGGAGGCCGATCGCGAGCGGGAGCGCAGACAGCGGTCCCGCGTGTGGACGCCGGGGCGGCCCGAGGTCATCGAACGCCTCGACGCCGAGGGGCTGCTGCCCGCGATCACCTTCATCTTCAGCCGGGCCGCGTGCGAGGCCGCCGTACAGCAGTGCCTGCACGCCGGACTGCGGCTGAACGACGACGAGGCCCGGGAGAAGGTGCGTGCCCTCGTCGAGGAGCGCACCGCGGCCATCCCGACCGAGGATCTGCATGTCCTCGGCTACTACGAATGGCTGGAAGGCCTGGAGCGCGGTATAGCCGCTCACCACGCGGGCATGCTGCCGACCTTCAAGGAGGTCGTCGAGGAGCTGTTCGTCCGCGGCCTGGTGAAGGCCGTGTTCGCCACGGAGACGCTGGCGCTGGGTATCAACATGCCCGCCCGGTCGGTGGTGTTGGAGAAGCTCGTCAAGTGGAACGGTGAGCAGCACGCCGACATCACGCCCGGTGAGTACACGCAGCTGACCGGCCGTGCGGGCCGCCGCGGCATCGACGTCGAGGGCCACGCCGTGGTGCTGTGGCAGCGCGGCTCCAGCCCCGAGCACCTCGCCGGGCTGGCCGGCACGCGCACATACCCGCTGAAGTCCAGCTTCAAGCCGTCGTACAACATGGCGGTCAACCTGGTCGAGCAGTTCGGCCGGCACCGCTCGCGCGAGCTGCTGGAGACGTCGTTCGCGCAGTTCCAGGCCGACAAGTCGGTCGTCGGGATCTCCCGGCAGGTGCAGCGCAACGAGGAAGGACTGTCCGGTTACAAGGAGTCCATGACCTGCCATCTCGGGGACTTCGAGGAGTACGCGCGACTGCGCCGCGAACTCAAGGACCGTGAGAACGAGTTGGCCCGGGAAGGCGCGGCGCAGCGACGCGCGGAGGCCGCGGTCGCGCTGGAGAGGCTCAAGCCGGGTGACGTCATCCATGTTCCGACGGGCAAGTACGCCGGTCTCGCGCTCGTGCTGGATCCGGGACTGCCCGCCGGCCGGTCCAACGGCCACCGCGGCTTCGAGCACCACGACGGCCCGCGCCCGCTGGTCCTGACCGCCGAACGGCAGGTCAAGCGGCTGGCGTCCATGGACTTCCCCGTCCCCGTCGAGGCGTTGGAGCGGATGCGGATCCCCAAGTCCTTCAACCCGCGCTCCCCGCAGTCCCGTCGGGACCTCGCCTCCGCGCTGCGCACCAAGGCCGGGCACATCCCGCCGGACCGGCAGCGCAAGCGGCGCTCGCAGGCGGCGGACGACCGGGAGATCGCCAGGCTCCGCAAGGCGATCCGCGCGCACGCCTGCCACGGCTGCAACGACCGTGAGGACCACGCCCGTTGGGCCGAGCGCTACCAACGGCTGCTGCGGGACACCTCACAGCTGGAGCGCCGCATCGAGGGGCGCACGAACACCATCGCCCGTACGTTTGATCGCATTGTGGCGCTGTTGACCGAACTGGACTATCTGCGCGGCGACGAGGTCACCGAGCACGGCAAGCGACTCGCCCGGCTCTACGGCGAACTCGACCTGCTCGCCAGCGAGTGCCTGCGGGAACGGGTGTGGGAAGGCCTCGGCCCGGCGGAACTGGCCGCCTGCGTCTCGGCGTTGGTGTACGAGGCGCGGGCCGGGGACGATGCGATGGCCCCGAAGCTGCCCTCGGGCAAGGCCAAGGCAGCGCTCGGTGAGATGGTGCGGATCTGGGGGCGGCTCGATGCCCTTGAGGAGGACTTCCGGATCACGCAGAGCGAGGGGGTCGGACAGCGTGAGCCGGATCTCGGGTTCGCCTGGGCCGCGTACATGTGGGCCAGCGGGACGGGGCTCGACGAGGTGTTGCGGGAGGCGGAGATGCCGGCCGGTGACTTCGTGCGGTGGTGCAAGCAGGTGATTGATGTGCTCGGGCAGATCGCGGCGGCTTCTCCTGCGGAGGGCTCGACGGTGGCCAAGAGTGCGCGTAAGGCTGTGGATGGGCTGTTGCGGGGGGTTGTCGCCTACTCGTCGGTGGGGTGA